The Daucus carota subsp. sativus chromosome 2, DH1 v3.0, whole genome shotgun sequence genome includes a window with the following:
- the LOC108208244 gene encoding uncharacterized protein LOC108208244 — translation MSCSTVEHLSHPRHPLVLKEDVVIGVEATCSVCNNPVLGSPTYTCTLRVDIGCQDFYLHKSCAELPKQIIRHKQDQHPLGLLPRAGYYVCDICHNSVKFSYACVDCDFDICVICAFAFEDRVISHQGHPEHTLTLLREALFKCDACWEKATDYSYVCLPCDVWIHKKCASSPPIIPAPTYHHHPLTLIFSIPQMHRNFIRYCVLCKEVIWKRCWSYYCQKCTLFVHLKCSTSTVSLVEETEGNDIGDNEAADLVQFPLPDEESLLDLIITQCSKFLDETHGEGDNSSEPHIIEEHWSHWNHPLQLHQFTVDVDDDDNDDRRVLICDGCVQPISIRRPNYYACIECGFFLHSFCANKMPDELPVGASPLHPHHSLSLWQQYKFYSFVTCGICQYPTNGFYYQCQICDMRFDIRCVFLPTRIRHKSHKDHSLVQTQPLDKKCDASGINFDGMRYACETCSRFQISLVCAFYPSRMEHRYEEDHSLILRHPPFFYEGVFYCQICEEQVNNQEWLYNCEKCDQSFHAECVRWYESIKLGRRIKHSSGDQEHTLTLVIKKTLRKKSPPYLCGICGKGYRLLCFLECQGCGYLACVVCIRRVHGTGK, via the exons ATGAGTTGTTCGACGGTGGAGCACTTGAGCCATCCGCGGCACCCACTAGTACTCAAAGAGGATGTTGTTATCGGAGTGGAGGCTACTTGCTCTGTTTGCAACAATCCTGTTTTAGGCTCTCCTACATACACCTGTACTCTTCGTGTTGATATCGGTTGTCAGGATTTCTACCTCCATAAGAGCTGTGCTGAATTACCCAAACAGATCATTCGCCATAAGCAAGACCAACACCCCCTTGGTCTACTACCAAGGGCTGGCTATTACGTTTGTGATATTTGTCATAACTCTGTGAAGTTCTCTTATGCATGTGTGGATTGTGATTTTGACATATGTGTCATTTGTGCTTTTGCTTTTGAAGACAGGGTGATTAGTCATCAAGGTCATCCAGAGCACACACTCACATTACTGAGGGAAGCTTTGTTTAAGTGTGATGCTTGTTGGGAGAAAGCTACAGATTATTCCTACGTATGTCTCCCCTGTGATGTTTGGATCCACAAGAAGTGTGCTTCTTCTCCGCCCATAATTCCAGCTCCTACTTATCACCACCACCCTCTCACTCTTATCTTCTCTATTCCACAAATGCATCGCAATTTCATTCGTTATTGTGTCCTCTGCAAAGAAGTGATTTGGAAACGCTGTTGGTCTTATTACTGTCAAAAATGCACATTGTTTGTGCATCTGAAATGTTCGACGTCTACAGTCTCTTTGGT AGAAGAGACTGAAGGGAACGACATTGGTGataatgaagctgctgatttgGTACAGTTTCCTCTGCCTGACGAAGAATCACTACTTGATTTGATTATCACCCAGTGTAGCAAGTTTCTAGATGAAACTCATGGTGAGGGTGACAACAGCAGTGAGCCACATATTATTGAAGAACACTGGAGTCACTGGAACCATCCATTACAACTGCACCAGTTTACTGTTGAtgtggatgatgatgataatgatgataGAAGAGTGTTGATATGCGATGGGTGCGTTCAACCCATATCAATTAGGCGTCCAAATTACTATGCGTGCATTGAATGTGGTTTCTTCCTCCACTCCTTCTGTGCCAATAAAATGCCAGATGAGTTGCCAGTAGGAGCATCTCCATTACACCCCCACCATTCACTCTCTCTTTGGCAGCAGTATAAATTCTATAGTTTCGTGACATGTGGAATTTGCCAATACCCCACAAATGGGTTCTATTATCAATGTCAGATTTGTGATATGAGATTCGATATACGTTGTGTATTCTTGCCCACCAGGATTAGACATAAATCTCACAAAGACCACTCCCTTGTTCAGACTCAGCCCTTGGACAAAAAATGTGATGCAAGTGGGATTAATTTTGATGGAATGAGATATGCATGTGAAACTTGCAGTCGCTTCCAGATTAGTCTAGTATGCGCATTTTATCCAAGTAGGATGGAACACAGATATGAGGAGGATCACTCGCTAATATTGAGACATCCTCCATTCTTCTACGAAGGAGTGTTCTACTGTCAAATATGTGAAGAACAAGTTAATAATCAGGAGTGGCTTTATAACTGTGAAAAATGTGATCAATCTTTTCACGCTGAGTGCGTCCGTTGGTACGAAAGCATCAAGCTGGGAAGAAGAATTAAACATAGTTCTGGCGATCAAGAACACACACTTACGTTGGTTATAAAGAAGACCCTAAGAAAGAAATCGCCGCCCTACTTATGTGGCATTTGTGGAAAAGGCTACAGGTTACTGTGTTTTTTGGAATGTCAAGGATGTGGATACCTTGCCTGTGTCGTCTGTATTAGAAGAGTCCATGGCACCGGTAAGTAG
- the LOC108205691 gene encoding protein REVEILLE 6, whose translation MVSFYPSPPSKDCQRVIKMGTFAGLDCLPFAQDDAAVADNSSMNYGSEDPNSKKIRKPYTITKSRETWTDQEHDKFIEALHLFDRDWKKIEAFVGSKTVIQIRSHAQKYFQKVQKNGTSEHVPPPRPKRKAAHPYPQKAPKNASQVTGGFQSSAAIPGSVASPNSIAVAVPMIPISISAMSSWNNNILPPFNAAGPNEVHNSSYSSNSNDPKMWPTGETMNDRKVKQTIKVMPDFAQVYSFLGSVFDSNASGHMERLKMMDPINIETVLMLMKNLAVNLTSPEFENHRRLISSYDPDTGNSKTGSSFIDMHPNQHTDAILSI comes from the exons ATGGTGTCTTTTTATCCAAGCCCACCAAGTAAAGATTGCCAGAGAGTGATAAAGATGGGGACTTTTGCAGGGCTTGATTGTCTCCCTTTCGCACAAGATGATGCGGCTGTCGCTGATAATTCAAGTATGAATTATGGGTCGGAGGATCCGAATAGCAAGAAGATCCGGAAGCCTTATACTATAACCAAGTCCAGAGAGACTTGGACTGATCAAGAACATGACAAGTTTATTGAAGCTCTCCACTT ATTCGATCGCGATTGGAAGAAGATAGAAGCGTTTGTTGGATCAAAGACAGTTATCCAG ATACGTAGCCATgcacaaaaatattttcagaaaGTACAAAAGAACGGGACAAGTGAGCATGTTCCTCCCCCTCGTCCAAAGCGGAAAGCAGCTCACCCATATCCGCAGAAAGCCCCGAAAAATG CCTCTCAAGTTACAGGAGGTTTCCAATCGTCAGCTGCTATCCCTGGTTCTGTAGCATCTCCAAATTCAATAGCAGTAGCAGTGCCGATGATACCTATCAGCATTTCAGCCATGTCTTCCTGGAACAACAATATCCTGCCCCCTTTTAATGCAGCAG GACCAAATGAAGTGCATAACAGTAGCTATAGTAGCAATAGTAACGATCCAAAGATGTGGCCAACTGGGGAGACGATGAATGACAGAAAAGTAAAGCAAACAATAAAAG TTATGCCAGATTTTGCTCAAGTTTACAGCTTCCTTGGTAGTGTCTTTGATTCCAATGCAAGTGGGCACATGGAGAGGCTAAAGATGATGGACCCAATTAATATTGAGACG GTACTGATGCTGATGAAGAATCTTGCCGTAAATTTAACTAGCCCTGAATTTGAAAATCAT AGAAGGTTAATCTCATCATATGATCCGGACACTGGGAACAGTAAAACTGGTAGTTCTTTCATTGATATGCATCCAAATCAGCACACAGATGCAATTTTATCCATCTAG